Part of the Cyanobium sp. ATX 6F1 genome is shown below.
CTTCAGCTCCTACATGGCCTGGGTGCTCCACGATCCGGAGCACGGGGCCTACGGCGCTGGCAGGTTGCGGATCGGCCCCGGGGGTGATTTTGCCACCGCGCCCTCCCTGGGGCCGGCCTTCGCTGAACTGCTGGCCCCCCAACTGGCCGACTGGCTGGAGGGTCTGGCCCGGGCGGTGCCAACTGGACCCCTGGCCCTGGTGGAGGCGGGACCCGGCGAGGGCCAGCTGGCCCTGGATCTTGCGGGCGCGCTGGCCCAGCGCTGGCCGGGCTTGACGGAGCGGCTGGAGCTTGTGCTGGTGGAGCCCAATCCAGGCATGGCCAGCCGCCAGCGCCAGCGGCTGGCGGCCTGCCCGCTGCCGGTGCGCTGGAGCTCCTTCGAGCAGTTGGCGGAGCGGCCCGTACGCGGGGTGGTGCTGGCCCATGAGGTGCTCGACGCCCTGGCGGTGGAGCGCTTTGAGCACCACCAGGGCCACTGGTGCCGCCAGCGGGTGCGGCTTGCCGGCGGCGGCCTGGAGCTGCTGGCGTCCGAACCCCTCAGCCCCGTTGAGCTGGAAGCCCTGGCCGATCTGGGCCTTGCCGAGCCGGGCGCCGGGCGCCCCGAGGGTTGGTGCAGTGAGTTGCACAGCGGCCTGGGCCCCTGGATGGCCGGCTGCGGGTCCGCCCTGGCCAGCGGTTGGTTGCTGGTGATCGATTACGCCCTGGAGGCCTGGCGTTACTACGCGCCCGCGCGCTCGGCCGGCACCTTGATGGCCTACCGGGGCCAGCGCGCCCAGGCCGATCCCCTGCTGGATCCAGGCGCCTGGGACCTCACCGCCCACCTCTGCACCGACAGCCTCGAGCGGGCGGCGCTGGGAGCCGGATGGCAGCCCCTGGGCCAATGCCGCCAGGGGGAAGCGCTGTTGGCGCTGGGGTTGGCCCAGGCCCTCCACGGCCTATCCACAGCTGATGAAGGCCTGGCCTTGGCCGAGCGCCTGGCTCGACGGGAGGCGCTGCTGCGGCTGGTGGATCCCGCCGCCCTGGGGGACTTCCGCTGGCTGGCCTATGGCCGAGACCTGCCTGCGGAGCGCGACTCCCAGTCGGCCCCGCCGTTGTTTCTGCGGGAGCCGCCCCTCAGCTGAACGAGCTCAGCACCTGACGGATCAGGGCAGGGTCCACATCATCGCGGATCTCGACCTGGCCGATCGCCGTGGGCAGCACGAAGCGCACCTGTCCGTCGCGCACCTTCTTGTCGCTCTGCAAGCTGCTGAGCACGGCTTCTGGATCCAGGCGCGGCAAGGCGAGGGGCAGCCCCGCCTTGGCGATCAGGGCCCGTTGGCGTTCCTGATCAGCGTGGCTCCAGAGGCCCGAGGCCACGGCGATGGCGCCGGCCGCCAGCATCCCCAGCCCCACGGCTTCCCCGTGCCGGAAGGTGCCGTAGCCGCTGAGGTTTTCGATCGCATGGCCGAGGGTGTGGCCGTAGTTGAGGACCGCCCGCAGACCGCCTTCCCGCTCATCGGCGGCCACCACCCGGGCCTTGGCGGCGGCGGAGCGCTCCAGCAGCCGCTGGAGCAGGGCGGGCTCGACGGCCTCCAGTCGGGAGAGGTCGGTAGCCGCCTCCAACTCGCTGAACAGCTCCGGATCGCCGATCACCCCGTACTTGATCACCTCCGCCATGCCCGAGCGGAATTCCCGCTCCGGCAGGGTGGCGAGGGTGCCTGTGTCGATCAGCACCAGGCGGGGCTGATGGAAGGCGCCGATCAGGTTCTTGCCGCCGGGGTGGTTCACCCCGGTCTTGCCGCCGATGGCCGCATCCACCATCGCCAGCAAGGTGGTGGGCACCTGCACCACGGCGATGCCCCGCAGCCAGGTGGCGGCGGCAAATCCCGCCATGTCGCCCACCACGCCGCCGCCTAAGGCGACGATCGCCGAGCTGCGCTCCAGATGGGCGCCAAAGGCGGCGTCGTGGATCAGCCCCACGGTGGCGGGGGTTTTCTGCTCCTCGCCGGCC
Proteins encoded:
- a CDS encoding class I SAM-dependent methyltransferase encodes the protein MPFSSYMAWVLHDPEHGAYGAGRLRIGPGGDFATAPSLGPAFAELLAPQLADWLEGLARAVPTGPLALVEAGPGEGQLALDLAGALAQRWPGLTERLELVLVEPNPGMASRQRQRLAACPLPVRWSSFEQLAERPVRGVVLAHEVLDALAVERFEHHQGHWCRQRVRLAGGGLELLASEPLSPVELEALADLGLAEPGAGRPEGWCSELHSGLGPWMAGCGSALASGWLLVIDYALEAWRYYAPARSAGTLMAYRGQRAQADPLLDPGAWDLTAHLCTDSLERAALGAGWQPLGQCRQGEALLALGLAQALHGLSTADEGLALAERLARREALLRLVDPAALGDFRWLAYGRDLPAERDSQSAPPLFLREPPLS
- the aroB gene encoding 3-dehydroquinate synthase, yielding MTRTASAPLRTIPVALAANPYPIHLGAGGLDQLGARMAEAGLKVGTKVLLVSNPLVEGFYGDPVRASLERAGFQVSTTVVEAGEEQKTPATVGLIHDAAFGAHLERSSAIVALGGGVVGDMAGFAAATWLRGIAVVQVPTTLLAMVDAAIGGKTGVNHPGGKNLIGAFHQPRLVLIDTGTLATLPEREFRSGMAEVIKYGVIGDPELFSELEAATDLSRLEAVEPALLQRLLERSAAAKARVVAADEREGGLRAVLNYGHTLGHAIENLSGYGTFRHGEAVGLGMLAAGAIAVASGLWSHADQERQRALIAKAGLPLALPRLDPEAVLSSLQSDKKVRDGQVRFVLPTAIGQVEIRDDVDPALIRQVLSSFS